A single genomic interval of Stieleria maiorica harbors:
- a CDS encoding fatty acid desaturase family protein: MIVNLQKQSSVELQQLKAEIEPLAKPNAMRWFLCIAFDWFWIVAAFVAMWLLIDAPLIVSIPGWLACLIVIGARQHGIGLMAHEGAHLAVSSNRRRNDLITGLFSFWFLGIALRPYRRFHFSHHRHVGTKDDPELKHKLHPSPFLRHWKLPLQPVKDAVICVLDLFGGGVPHSAYAIGVLMAPRRLIDFVIPKLYQVAWVIGLYFMGLWWVALVWFLALGTTFWMSFRIRIWTEHVVEQGADDPTQRISAKWWQRFLFLPHQTWCHWEHHFTWDVLRQRVPSWNLAHAREILSGDGFPPVRSLESMVKSLRSAPPSLGTLTE, encoded by the coding sequence GTGATTGTCAACCTTCAGAAACAGTCTTCAGTCGAACTACAGCAGCTGAAAGCCGAGATTGAACCTCTGGCAAAACCGAACGCCATGCGGTGGTTTCTGTGCATCGCGTTCGACTGGTTTTGGATCGTTGCCGCGTTCGTTGCGATGTGGCTGTTGATCGATGCGCCTCTGATCGTTTCGATCCCCGGATGGCTCGCGTGCCTGATTGTCATTGGTGCGCGGCAGCACGGGATCGGATTGATGGCGCACGAAGGTGCACATCTGGCGGTTTCTTCGAACCGCCGCAGGAACGATCTGATCACCGGACTGTTCTCGTTTTGGTTTCTCGGGATTGCTTTGCGTCCCTACCGAAGGTTCCACTTTTCACACCATCGCCACGTCGGAACGAAAGACGATCCAGAATTGAAGCACAAGCTTCACCCTTCGCCGTTTCTTCGTCATTGGAAATTGCCGCTTCAACCGGTCAAAGATGCGGTCATTTGCGTCCTTGACTTGTTTGGCGGAGGGGTGCCACACTCGGCGTACGCGATTGGCGTCCTGATGGCACCCAGGCGATTGATTGATTTCGTGATCCCGAAGCTTTATCAAGTGGCTTGGGTCATCGGGCTGTACTTTATGGGCTTATGGTGGGTCGCGTTGGTCTGGTTCTTGGCATTGGGAACAACCTTTTGGATGTCATTTCGAATTCGGATTTGGACCGAGCATGTTGTTGAACAAGGGGCAGACGACCCGACTCAACGAATCAGCGCAAAGTGGTGGCAACGCTTCTTGTTTCTTCCGCACCAGACGTGGTGCCACTGGGAACATCACTTTACTTGGGACGTCTTGCGTCAGCGCGTTCCGAGTTGGAATCTGGCGCATGCACGTGAGATCTTGAGCGGAGACGGATTCCCTCCGGTTCGGAGCTTGGAGAGCATGGTCAAATCGCTGCGCTCGGCTCCACCCTCGCTGGGCACGCTGACCGAGTAG
- a CDS encoding methyltransferase, translated as MHATSILSDFDRLMLIGQGHAAFQLLWAGAELDLFSKLSKTPGLTVDQIASELDLKAQPARILLVGLTALGLLKKQGDGYSNADVSEEHLVRDKEDNILGVLGWQNHICYPGLADFLPSLKEGKNVGLRHFPGDGNTLYQRLQNHPEIEKVFQDAMSSLSRQANRKLVDVVDLTDSKHLMDVGGGDGTNAIAFAKKFPHLNVTVFDSDTICAIARKNIESAGLTERIDTVEGNMFSTPYPDGIDAIIYCHMFTIYTPEKNIEILKKTYDALPAGGKAIIFNMMGHDDESGPMSTALGSPYFLAIATGEGMLYAWSDYEAWFREAGFTGLSRIDGLPVDHGVFIAKK; from the coding sequence ATGCATGCCACTTCGATTCTCAGCGATTTCGATAGATTGATGTTGATCGGCCAAGGCCATGCGGCGTTTCAGCTACTTTGGGCTGGAGCCGAGCTGGACCTGTTTTCGAAACTATCGAAAACTCCTGGGCTAACCGTCGATCAAATCGCCAGCGAGTTGGATTTGAAAGCCCAGCCGGCGCGGATACTTCTGGTCGGCCTCACCGCGCTAGGACTTTTGAAAAAGCAGGGCGACGGATATTCAAACGCTGATGTCAGCGAAGAGCACCTGGTGCGTGACAAGGAGGACAACATCCTCGGCGTACTCGGTTGGCAGAATCACATTTGCTACCCAGGCCTCGCAGACTTCCTGCCATCGTTGAAGGAAGGAAAAAACGTCGGGCTGCGTCATTTTCCGGGTGACGGCAACACGCTTTACCAACGTCTCCAGAACCATCCTGAAATCGAGAAGGTCTTCCAAGACGCAATGTCTAGCCTTTCTCGCCAGGCGAATCGAAAACTCGTCGATGTGGTCGACCTTACCGATTCTAAGCACTTGATGGACGTCGGCGGCGGCGACGGAACAAACGCGATTGCGTTTGCGAAAAAGTTTCCGCATCTCAATGTGACCGTCTTTGATTCCGACACGATCTGCGCCATCGCCCGCAAAAATATCGAGAGCGCCGGTTTGACCGAGCGGATTGACACGGTCGAAGGAAACATGTTTTCGACGCCCTATCCCGACGGGATTGACGCAATCATCTATTGCCACATGTTTACGATTTACACGCCGGAGAAGAACATCGAGATTCTGAAAAAGACGTACGATGCGCTTCCAGCCGGCGGAAAGGCGATCATTTTCAACATGATGGGGCATGACGACGAGAGCGGTCCAATGAGTACGGCACTCGGATCACCCTACTTTTTGGCTATCGCAACCGGCGAGGGCATGCTGTACGCGTGGTCAGATTACGAAGCGTGGTTTCGGGAGGCTGGATTCACGGGGTTGTCGCGAATTGACGGATTGCCGGTCGATCACGGCGTGTTCATCGCCAAGAAATAG
- a CDS encoding ThiF family adenylyltransferase: protein MTESNQQSSSNEASNDLVWDYDDAFCRNRGLISPEEQQRIRQCRVAIPGMGGVGGLNLMTLARMGVGKFRVADADSFNVGNFNRQFGALRENIGRPKVEVLAASAQAVNPEAEIDALNGFVSEENIGTFLEGVDLVVDSLDFFAFDARRMLFREAHARGIWAITAGPVGFSTIWLAFDPNGMSFDSYFDLKDGMTPADQFAAMAVGLAPRPTHLPYFDYSYIDYNSGSAPSVSAACRLASGVVGVEAVKILLGRGKVRAAPCYNQFDAYRYIHRKGWIPMGNRNPIQRIKRRILRQRMINAGYGSTT, encoded by the coding sequence GTGACCGAATCTAATCAGCAATCCTCCTCAAATGAGGCCAGTAACGATTTGGTTTGGGACTACGACGACGCGTTTTGCAGAAACCGCGGGCTGATATCCCCCGAAGAACAGCAGCGGATTCGCCAATGTCGTGTCGCAATCCCGGGAATGGGCGGTGTCGGCGGGCTGAATCTCATGACGCTTGCGAGGATGGGGGTCGGCAAGTTTCGTGTCGCCGATGCCGACAGTTTCAACGTCGGCAACTTCAATCGTCAATTCGGCGCGTTGCGTGAAAACATCGGTCGCCCCAAAGTCGAGGTTCTCGCGGCCTCGGCCCAGGCAGTCAATCCGGAAGCCGAAATCGATGCGTTGAACGGTTTTGTCAGCGAGGAGAACATCGGCACCTTCCTGGAAGGCGTGGATTTAGTCGTGGACTCTCTCGACTTTTTCGCCTTTGACGCTCGTCGGATGTTGTTTCGAGAGGCGCATGCCAGGGGAATTTGGGCGATCACGGCCGGCCCCGTCGGATTTAGTACCATCTGGTTGGCGTTTGATCCGAATGGGATGAGTTTTGATTCCTACTTTGATCTCAAGGACGGAATGACTCCGGCCGACCAATTCGCCGCGATGGCGGTTGGCCTGGCTCCGCGTCCGACCCACCTTCCTTACTTTGATTACTCCTATATCGATTACAACTCAGGTTCCGCGCCATCGGTTTCTGCAGCTTGCCGACTAGCGAGTGGCGTCGTGGGAGTGGAGGCGGTCAAGATTCTACTCGGCAGAGGAAAGGTCAGAGCAGCTCCGTGCTATAACCAATTCGACGCCTATCGATACATCCATCGAAAGGGATGGATCCCGATGGGGAATCGCAACCCGATCCAAAGGATCAAACGTCGCATCTTACGGCAACGAATGATCAATGCCGGCTACGGAAGCACGACTTAG